One region of Polynucleobacter sp. SHI8 genomic DNA includes:
- a CDS encoding arylesterase: MLISLMLCGIHLSAQEKIPHRILVLGDSISAEYGIPAGTGWVNLLQDNLKKSNYQFTLFNSSISGETSAGGKVRIASLLQQHQPNIVILELGANDALRGFPLNTSYQNLLQIIQMSKSKGAQVLILGMRIPSNYGPEYTAQFANMYADLSKNTQSALVTFFFEGIATKREYFQDDGIHPNEAAQKILLSNMLPSVKKLLK; this comes from the coding sequence TTGCTAATATCCCTGATGTTGTGCGGTATTCATCTGAGTGCTCAAGAGAAAATACCTCATCGCATTCTTGTATTGGGAGATAGTATTTCAGCAGAATACGGTATTCCCGCTGGGACAGGCTGGGTCAATCTTTTACAAGACAACTTAAAGAAAAGTAACTATCAATTTACTTTATTTAACTCAAGCATTAGTGGAGAAACTTCCGCAGGTGGAAAAGTCCGTATCGCAAGTCTATTGCAACAACATCAGCCGAATATAGTTATTTTAGAGCTAGGGGCAAATGATGCCTTACGAGGCTTCCCCCTTAATACTAGCTATCAAAATTTACTTCAGATCATTCAAATGAGTAAGTCCAAGGGAGCTCAAGTACTTATTCTTGGAATGAGGATCCCGAGTAATTACGGCCCTGAATATACTGCGCAATTTGCTAATATGTATGCTGATCTAAGTAAAAATACACAAAGCGCTCTTGTAACCTTCTTTTTCGAAGGTATTGCTACCAAACGAGAGTATTTTCAAGACGATGGCATTCATCCTAATGAAGCCGCACAAAAAATTCTCTTGAGTAATATGCTTCCCTCAGTCAAAAAGTTATTGAAGTGA
- a CDS encoding ATP-binding cassette domain-containing protein encodes MLNNPLVEVKHLQKTVSAHSGLLKILSDINFAIYTKETIAILGASGSGKSSLLSIMAGLDPEYEGSVCLFGQELKDLNEDQRSALRKNDVGFVFQSFLLIPELSAFQNICLPLEISGQINPQSIDFAKSLLERIGLSDRANHYPATMSGGEQQRIALARAFISKPKILFLDEPTGSLDTENGQRVIGLLFELNQDFGTTIVMVTHDMEVSQQCDRVLTLKAGCLV; translated from the coding sequence ATGCTTAATAATCCATTGGTTGAAGTCAAACATTTGCAAAAAACGGTTTCTGCCCATTCTGGATTACTAAAAATTCTAAGCGATATTAATTTTGCAATATACACAAAAGAAACTATAGCAATCTTAGGCGCTTCTGGTTCTGGCAAATCCTCTTTATTAAGTATTATGGCAGGTCTAGACCCAGAATATGAAGGATCAGTTTGTTTATTTGGTCAAGAGTTAAAAGATTTGAATGAAGATCAACGTTCCGCCTTGAGAAAAAATGATGTTGGATTTGTATTCCAATCATTTTTATTAATTCCAGAATTGAGTGCTTTTCAAAATATCTGCTTACCGCTCGAAATTTCTGGACAAATCAATCCACAATCAATCGATTTTGCCAAGAGTTTATTAGAAAGAATCGGACTTTCGGATCGTGCAAATCATTATCCAGCTACTATGTCAGGTGGGGAACAGCAGCGCATCGCATTAGCTCGAGCATTTATAAGTAAGCCTAAAATCTTATTTTTAGATGAGCCGACAGGTAGTTTAGACACTGAAAATGGCCAAAGAGTGATTGGACTCTTGTTTGAATTAAACCAAGATTTTGGCACTACCATCGTGATGGTCACTCACGACATGGAAGTTTCTCAACAATGTGATAGAGTTTTAACATTAAAGGCAGGTTGTTTGGTTTGA
- a CDS encoding PsiF family protein: MKKILITFCLFTMSFAFAKDPIDVNASPKEAKQAAETAVKKETAEEKKARIAEEKKAIAAKKEQDATKAKEAKEAAAKEKSEKIAKAKEDKEKIAKEKADKAAKAKEDKEALAKEKADKVAKAKEETTPAAKEKVAKAKEETTPAVKEKVTKAKEDKEVTAKEKSDKVAKEKTEVTEKASSTKKAAESSSTEKKQEVKEATKQSEVKTPANPVPLPSPKKEPEPVKEKAPVAKQTPKSSAPAGSPAAEGAAARAKIGDLKPGPNDVDKNGKQLTTQQMKMGECSAMGKGRNQADFRAFMSECLKND, from the coding sequence ATGAAAAAAATATTAATTACTTTTTGTTTATTCACAATGTCGTTCGCTTTTGCTAAAGATCCCATCGATGTAAATGCTTCCCCTAAAGAAGCCAAGCAAGCTGCTGAGACTGCTGTAAAGAAAGAAACCGCTGAAGAAAAAAAAGCGCGAATTGCTGAAGAAAAAAAAGCCATAGCCGCTAAAAAAGAACAAGATGCTACAAAAGCCAAAGAAGCTAAAGAAGCTGCAGCCAAAGAAAAATCTGAAAAAATCGCTAAAGCAAAAGAAGACAAAGAAAAAATAGCTAAAGAAAAGGCTGACAAAGCAGCAAAAGCAAAGGAAGATAAAGAGGCTTTAGCAAAAGAAAAGGCTGACAAAGTAGCAAAAGCGAAAGAAGAAACTACTCCTGCTGCAAAAGAGAAAGTTGCTAAAGCGAAAGAAGAAACTACGCCCGCTGTAAAGGAAAAAGTAACTAAGGCGAAAGAAGATAAAGAAGTTACTGCAAAAGAAAAGTCAGATAAAGTAGCGAAAGAGAAGACCGAAGTAACTGAAAAAGCGAGCTCAACTAAAAAAGCAGCCGAAAGTTCTTCCACTGAAAAAAAACAAGAAGTCAAAGAAGCTACTAAACAATCGGAAGTAAAAACACCTGCAAACCCAGTACCACTTCCATCTCCAAAAAAAGAACCTGAGCCAGTAAAAGAAAAAGCACCTGTTGCAAAGCAAACTCCAAAATCATCTGCTCCAGCAGGGTCCCCAGCTGCTGAGGGTGCAGCAGCCAGAGCGAAAATTGGTGATCTGAAGCCTGGCCCAAATGATGTTGACAAAAATGGTAAACAATTAACAACTCAACAGATGAAAATGGGGGAATGTTCAGCCATGGGTAAAGGACGTAATCAAGCTGATTTCAGAGCATTTATGAGTGAATGTTTGAAAAACGATTAA
- a CDS encoding LemA family protein: MMNLRLKRGLIFSLLTLITLFLHGCGYNTFQTTDEQVKADWAEVLNQYQRRADLIPNLVATVQGYATQEKEVLTQITEARSRVGSMQATPELINDPEAFKKYIAAQNELKGSLSRLMVVSENYPALKSDQNFRDLSAQLEGTENRITVARNRYIKAVQEYNLTVRTFPNNLTAMIFGYKAKPNFTVENEAVIAKPPTVQFNNDKK; encoded by the coding sequence ATGATGAATTTAAGGTTAAAACGTGGTTTGATTTTTTCATTACTAACACTGATCACATTATTTCTTCATGGTTGTGGTTACAACACATTCCAAACAACTGATGAGCAAGTAAAAGCTGATTGGGCTGAAGTACTCAATCAATACCAACGTCGCGCTGACTTAATCCCGAATCTCGTGGCAACGGTTCAAGGTTATGCTACTCAAGAAAAAGAAGTATTGACTCAGATTACTGAAGCTCGCTCACGAGTTGGATCGATGCAAGCAACTCCAGAACTTATTAATGATCCTGAGGCTTTCAAAAAATATATTGCGGCCCAAAATGAATTAAAAGGATCTTTATCTCGTTTAATGGTTGTTTCTGAAAACTACCCAGCCCTTAAGTCTGATCAAAATTTTAGAGATTTATCCGCACAGTTAGAGGGTACTGAAAATCGTATTACGGTTGCTCGTAACCGTTACATTAAAGCTGTTCAGGAATATAACCTTACAGTAAGAACTTTCCCGAATAACTTAACAGCAATGATTTTTGGTTATAAAGCTAAACCCAACTTTACCGTTGAAAATGAAGCAGTAATTGCTAAGCCTCCAACCGTGCAGTTCAACAACGATAAAAAATAA